TTTCCACTCCGGATAGCACAGCAACACCAGCCAGTAAAAAATGCACAGCCGCCAGAGCCGCCAAACTGGGAGAAAGAGCTACCGCCAAAAGCAGAATACCGGTCCCAATCAACTTAACCCGCGGCTCAACCCGCTGCAGCACACCTGTTCTCGCGGCAATGGCCGACTGATACATATCTTCGGCCATGATCTGCTGAATATCCGCCAGGGTTTTTTCCAAATAACCGGTCCGACGCCACCACCCCGTATGAACGACCGGCAGTTGGCCATATTCTGCTCCACTCAGCCAGCCGGGAAGTTCCCTATTCATATTTCGTTAACCTTTCTTTTCCGGAACAGGCAGCGTTCTCCGTCCTACAACCAGCCGCGTATACACGGTCATCAACAAATAAATCAGCCCGGCACCAATCCCGGCCGATAACAAATAGCCAATTTTGCCGGCAGCTTCTCCCTCACCGATAAACTTTAGGCTGTAATCAGGAAAAACCGCTTTCCACCATGAATCTGCCTGCTCAATTCCCTGAGGAACATAACCAACGACTGCCGTCAAATCATCGGCACCCCATTCCCCCCAGGCAGTTCCCTCCGCCAACATTCCCAACGGTGTCAGCAAAGCTAAAACGATTAATAGTATCCAGCAGCGACGAATCATGATCTATTCCCCCCTACTTTTCATTTCCATTTGGCGCAGCTACTTCCGGCGCGGTTTTCCAGACATACTTTACCACCAATGCAGTAACCGCTGCTTCCACAAATCCGGCTACCAGCAAATGAGCCGTCATCATCGCCGGAATGGCCACACTCAGGCCATAGGGACAGTATAGCGGCGTACCATCAGCAGCAGTAAACAGCAGCGGCTGAATGCCAAATTCTATGGCGGCCGCCAAGGCTGCCAGATTCAGCCCCACATAACCGCCGATACCGGCAGCCACCACCGCTCGCAGAGAACCGCCAGCAGCCCTTCCGGCCGCCAGCCTGTACATATAGTACCCGGTAAAAGGCATAATAACCGCCATATTAAATGCATTCACCCCAAACGCCAGCATGCCCCCGTCGCCGAATACCAACGCCTGAATAAACAGCGCCACGCTAACGGCAACTACAGCCGCCCAAGGGCCGAGAACAATCGCAATAAGCACACTACCCACCGCATGCGCCGTTGTGCCATCAGGAATCGGCACATTAAACATCATAATTAAAAAAGCAAAAACCGCTCCCATAGCCATAAACGGAATCCTGGCCACATCAAGACTTTTTTTGACTACAGCCGATGCCCGGTACCATACCGGAAGCATAACAGCGCCTAAAGTCAAACAAGTAGACGGACT
The sequence above is a segment of the Veillonellales bacterium genome. Coding sequences within it:
- a CDS encoding PDGLE domain-containing protein → MIRRCWILLIVLALLTPLGMLAEGTAWGEWGADDLTAVVGYVPQGIEQADSWWKAVFPDYSLKFIGEGEAAGKIGYLLSAGIGAGLIYLLMTVYTRLVVGRRTLPVPEKKG
- the cbiM gene encoding cobalt transporter CbiM: MHIPDGYLSPSTCLTLGAVMLPVWYRASAVVKKSLDVARIPFMAMGAVFAFLIMMFNVPIPDGTTAHAVGSVLIAIVLGPWAAVVAVSVALFIQALVFGDGGMLAFGVNAFNMAVIMPFTGYYMYRLAAGRAAGGSLRAVVAAGIGGYVGLNLAALAAAIEFGIQPLLFTAADGTPLYCPYGLSVAIPAMMTAHLLVAGFVEAAVTALVVKYVWKTAPEVAAPNGNEK